Proteins co-encoded in one Enterobacter sp. R4-368 genomic window:
- the nadA gene encoding quinolinate synthase NadA — protein sequence MSVMFDPETAIYPFPPKPAPLNLHEKQFYREKIKRLLKERDAVMVAHYYTDPEIQQLAEETGGCISDSLEMARFGARHSASTLLVAGVRFMGETAKILSPEKTILMPTLHAECSLDLGCPVEDFSAFCDAHPDRTVVVYANTSAAVKARADWVVTSSIAVELIEHLDSLGEKIIWAPDRHLGNYVQKQTGADVLCWQGACIVHDEFKTQALTRMKALYPDAAILVHPESPQSVVNLADAVGSTSQLIAAAKTLPNKQLIVATDRGIFYKMQQAVPEKELLEAPTAGEGATCRSCAHCPWMAMNGLKAIAESLENGGAEHEIHVDAALREGALLPLNRMLDFAATLRS from the coding sequence ATGAGCGTAATGTTTGATCCTGAAACCGCAATCTATCCGTTCCCGCCTAAACCCGCACCGCTAAACCTGCATGAGAAGCAGTTTTACCGCGAGAAAATCAAGCGCTTGCTCAAAGAGCGAGATGCGGTGATGGTTGCACACTACTATACCGACCCGGAAATTCAGCAACTGGCGGAGGAGACCGGCGGTTGTATCTCTGATTCACTGGAGATGGCGCGTTTCGGTGCCAGACATTCCGCCTCAACGCTGCTGGTGGCAGGCGTACGTTTTATGGGGGAAACCGCCAAAATCCTCAGCCCTGAAAAAACCATCCTGATGCCGACATTGCATGCGGAATGCTCGCTTGATCTCGGCTGTCCGGTTGAAGATTTCAGCGCCTTTTGCGATGCGCACCCGGATCGCACCGTGGTGGTTTACGCCAACACCTCTGCTGCCGTGAAAGCGCGTGCCGACTGGGTTGTAACCTCAAGTATTGCGGTAGAGTTAATTGAGCATCTCGACAGCCTTGGCGAGAAAATTATCTGGGCTCCGGATCGTCATCTCGGCAACTATGTACAAAAACAGACTGGTGCGGATGTGCTGTGCTGGCAGGGTGCGTGCATCGTGCATGACGAATTTAAAACGCAGGCGCTGACGCGCATGAAAGCGCTCTATCCTGATGCTGCCATCCTCGTGCATCCTGAATCGCCGCAGTCAGTCGTGAATCTGGCAGATGCAGTCGGTTCAACCAGCCAGCTTATCGCTGCGGCAAAAACACTGCCGAATAAGCAACTTATCGTCGCGACCGATCGCGGTATCTTTTACAAAATGCAGCAGGCCGTGCCGGAAAAAGAGTTACTGGAAGCGCCAACCGCGGGTGAGGGGGCGACGTGCCGCAGTTGCGCGCATTGCCCATGGATGGCGATGAACGGTCTGAAAGCTATCGCTGAAAGCCTGGAAAATGGTGGCGCGGAGCATGAAATCCACGTTGATGCCGCGCTGCGTGAAGGCGCGCTGTTGCCGCTTAACCGTATGCTCGATTTTGCGGCTACACTACGTTCTTAG
- the pnuC gene encoding nicotinamide riboside transporter PnuC, with translation MDFFSTQNILVHIPIGTGGYDLSWIEATGTLAGLLCIWLASLEKLSNYAFGLINVTLFAIIFFQIQLYASLLLQLFFFAANIYGWYAWSRQTSQNEAELQIRWLPLSKAMSWLAVCVVAIGLMTFFIDPVFAFLTKIAVAVMQTLGLNVVMPQLQPDAFPFWDSCMMVFSIVAMILMTRKYVENWLLWVVINVISVVIFALQGVWAMSLEYLILTFIALNGSRMWINSARERGSHALSH, from the coding sequence ATGGATTTTTTTAGTACGCAGAACATCCTGGTGCATATCCCGATTGGCACCGGTGGGTACGATCTTTCATGGATTGAAGCCACAGGCACACTGGCCGGTTTATTGTGTATCTGGCTCGCCAGCCTTGAGAAGCTCAGTAATTACGCGTTTGGTCTGATCAACGTGACGCTGTTTGCGATTATTTTCTTCCAGATCCAGCTGTATGCCAGCTTACTGCTGCAGCTGTTTTTCTTTGCCGCTAACATTTATGGTTGGTATGCCTGGTCACGGCAAACCTCGCAGAATGAAGCTGAATTGCAAATCCGCTGGCTACCGTTATCCAAAGCGATGAGCTGGCTGGCGGTATGCGTGGTGGCGATTGGTTTGATGACCTTCTTTATCGATCCGGTCTTTGCATTCCTGACGAAAATTGCCGTGGCCGTCATGCAAACCTTAGGGCTGAACGTGGTCATGCCGCAATTGCAGCCCGATGCGTTCCCGTTCTGGGACTCCTGCATGATGGTGTTCTCCATCGTGGCGATGATCCTGATGACGCGCAAATACGTTGAGAACTGGCTGCTGTGGGTGGTGATTAACGTGATAAGCGTGGTGATTTTCGCACTGCAGGGCGTCTGGGCGATGTCGCTGGAGTATTTGATCCTGACCTTTATCGCTCTTAACGGCAGCAGAATGTGGATTAACAGCGCGCGTGAGCGGGGTTCTCACGCGCTTTCGCATTAA
- the zitB gene encoding CDF family zinc transporter ZitB, giving the protein MAHSHSHTPADANARRLLLAFIVTAVFMVIEVVGGLVSGSLALLADAGHMLTDAAALLFALLAVYFARQPPSANRTFGWLRLTTLAAFINALALVLITVWIVWEAIQRFTHPQPVAGLTMMVIAIAGLVANVLAFWLLHRGSEEKNLNVRAAALHVLGDLLGSVGAIAAALVILFTGWTPIDPILSVLVSALVLRSAWRLMKESVNELLEGAPGSMDIGALQRHLRRAIPEVRDVHHVHVWLVGEKPLMTLHVQVIPPRDHDKLLGEIHHFLAHHYEIEHATVQMEYQPCSGPDCHLGETQPEHHHSHSH; this is encoded by the coding sequence ATGGCGCATTCACACTCGCACACTCCCGCTGATGCCAACGCCCGCCGCCTGCTGCTGGCGTTTATCGTTACTGCCGTTTTTATGGTTATCGAAGTGGTCGGCGGCCTGGTTTCCGGATCGCTGGCGCTGCTGGCCGATGCCGGCCATATGCTGACGGACGCCGCCGCGCTGCTTTTTGCGTTATTAGCGGTTTACTTTGCGCGCCAGCCACCCAGCGCTAACCGTACGTTTGGCTGGCTGCGTTTGACTACGCTTGCAGCATTCATCAATGCGCTGGCGCTGGTGCTGATTACCGTGTGGATTGTCTGGGAAGCGATTCAGCGTTTCACCCATCCGCAGCCCGTTGCAGGCTTAACCATGATGGTGATTGCGATTGCCGGGCTTGTGGCCAACGTGCTGGCATTCTGGTTACTGCACCGGGGAAGCGAGGAGAAGAACCTGAATGTCCGTGCTGCCGCACTGCATGTGCTGGGGGACTTACTCGGTTCTGTCGGTGCCATCGCTGCGGCACTGGTGATTTTGTTCACCGGCTGGACGCCGATTGACCCGATACTTTCAGTGCTGGTTTCCGCGCTGGTGTTACGCAGCGCCTGGCGGCTAATGAAAGAGAGCGTTAACGAGTTGCTGGAAGGTGCGCCGGGCTCGATGGATATTGGCGCGCTACAGCGACATCTGCGACGTGCTATTCCGGAGGTGCGTGATGTTCACCACGTGCATGTCTGGCTGGTGGGTGAAAAACCGCTTATGACGCTGCATGTGCAGGTGATCCCACCACGCGACCATGACAAGCTGCTGGGTGAGATCCACCACTTTCTGGCACATCATTATGAGATTGAACATGCGACGGTGCAGATGGAGTACCAGCCCTGTAGCGGGCCAGACTGCCATCTGGGCGAGACGCAGCCTGAGCACCACCATTCACACTCGCATTAA